A genomic region of Pseudomonadota bacterium contains the following coding sequences:
- the sppA gene encoding signal peptide peptidase SppA, with translation MTDHDGASAPPTPPSSSSKRIWIAVALVILVMAGLGLAVSRLSAVGASLTSSDYEEEIVRGERDAADKVLDIALVGTISDVASTGSRSLVASIVAQLRQARKDEHVKAVLIEMNTPGGGITASDILYHEVMLFRKERKIPVVVLSNDLMASGGYYVAMAADHVMAHETSVVGSIGVIAQLVNVKQLMQKVGVQMNVVKSQRPDGSESFKDIGSPYREMKPAERALMQGMIQKMWGRFVDVVAEGRKGRLSRKQVEDLADGRVWTGREALGLSLIDSVGYQDDAFRKAAELAHVSNPSLVRYQRSTGWLSSLLGVHQTLPALGAWVEQSLDPAAASTPRLMYLWSVR, from the coding sequence GTGACTGACCATGATGGCGCCAGCGCGCCCCCCACGCCTCCCTCTTCGTCCTCGAAGCGCATCTGGATCGCCGTTGCCCTGGTGATTCTCGTGATGGCGGGGCTCGGCCTCGCCGTGTCACGGCTCTCTGCCGTGGGCGCATCGCTGACCAGCAGCGACTACGAAGAGGAGATCGTGCGCGGCGAGCGCGACGCCGCCGACAAGGTGCTCGACATCGCCCTCGTGGGAACCATCTCCGACGTGGCCTCGACCGGTTCGCGCAGCCTCGTGGCCTCCATCGTGGCCCAGCTGCGACAGGCGCGCAAGGACGAGCATGTGAAGGCCGTGCTCATCGAGATGAACACCCCGGGCGGCGGCATCACGGCCAGCGACATCCTCTACCACGAGGTGATGCTCTTCCGCAAGGAGCGCAAGATCCCGGTGGTGGTGCTGAGCAACGATCTGATGGCGTCGGGGGGCTACTACGTGGCCATGGCAGCCGACCACGTGATGGCGCACGAGACCAGCGTGGTGGGCAGCATCGGTGTGATCGCGCAGCTCGTGAACGTGAAGCAGCTCATGCAGAAGGTGGGCGTGCAGATGAACGTGGTGAAGTCGCAGCGACCCGACGGCAGCGAGAGCTTCAAGGACATCGGCTCGCCGTATCGTGAGATGAAGCCCGCCGAACGTGCCCTCATGCAAGGCATGATCCAGAAGATGTGGGGCCGCTTCGTCGATGTGGTGGCCGAGGGGCGCAAGGGCAGGCTCTCACGAAAGCAGGTGGAAGACCTGGCCGACGGTCGGGTCTGGACCGGTCGCGAGGCGCTGGGTCTCTCCCTCATCGACAGCGTGGGCTATCAGGACGACGCCTTCCGAAAAGCCGCAGAGCTCGCCCACGTCAGCAATCCCTCGCTGGTGCGCTATCAGCGGTCGACGGGGTGGCTCTCCAGCTTGCTGGGGGTCCACCAGACGCTGCCCGCACTCGGGGCGTGGGTCGAGCAGA